The following are encoded together in the Pseudomonas sediminis genome:
- a CDS encoding FGGY-family carbohydrate kinase gives MSEPSYLLSIDNGTQSVRALLFDTQGNLLAKGKVELDPYFSSQPGWAEQDPEYYWASLGEACRLLWQHVDIDRSLIKGVAVTTQRGSIIHVDEQGAPLRPAILWLDQRRAEVTERIQGLWGWLFKLVRADEAVDHFRGQAEVNWVAQHQPDIATRTHKVLLLSGFLTHRLCGRFVDSTSSCVAYLPFDYKRLRWAASGDWKWQALKVRREQLPELFKPGARLGQISAEASRHTGIPEGLPLIAAGADKACEVLGSGALEPSTACLSYGTTATINTTRSRYLETVRLIPPYPAALPDHFNTEVMIYRGFWMVSWFKREFGLREIQRAEALGVSPEALFDELVNAVPPGSMGLMLQPYWTPGIREPGLEAKGSIIGFGDVHTRAHIYRAILEGLAYALRQGKERIEKRSGTRIERLRVSGGGSQSDAAMQLTADIFGLPAERPHLYETSGLGAAINCAVGLGLHADYPTAIAAMTRVGQVFQPNPEAQHVYQQLYAQVYQRMYRQLKPLYQRIRKITGYPA, from the coding sequence TTGAGCGAACCAAGCTACCTGCTGAGCATCGACAACGGCACCCAGAGCGTGCGGGCGCTGCTGTTCGATACTCAGGGCAACCTGCTGGCCAAGGGCAAGGTCGAGCTCGACCCCTATTTCTCCAGCCAGCCAGGCTGGGCCGAGCAGGATCCGGAGTACTACTGGGCCAGCCTCGGTGAGGCCTGTCGCCTGCTGTGGCAGCATGTGGATATAGACCGCAGCCTGATCAAGGGAGTGGCCGTTACCACCCAGCGCGGCAGCATCATTCATGTCGACGAGCAGGGTGCGCCACTGCGCCCAGCGATTCTCTGGCTCGATCAGCGCCGTGCCGAGGTGACTGAACGTATCCAAGGCCTGTGGGGCTGGCTATTCAAGCTGGTGCGCGCCGACGAGGCGGTCGATCATTTCCGTGGCCAGGCCGAGGTCAACTGGGTCGCCCAGCATCAGCCGGACATTGCGACACGCACGCACAAGGTGCTGTTGCTCTCGGGCTTTCTCACTCATCGCCTGTGTGGCCGCTTCGTCGATTCCACCAGCAGTTGCGTGGCCTACCTGCCGTTCGACTACAAGCGCCTACGTTGGGCTGCGTCCGGTGACTGGAAGTGGCAAGCGCTGAAGGTACGCCGTGAGCAACTGCCTGAATTGTTCAAGCCGGGGGCACGACTGGGTCAGATCAGCGCCGAGGCCAGCCGCCATACCGGTATTCCGGAAGGCCTGCCGCTGATTGCTGCTGGCGCCGACAAGGCCTGCGAGGTGCTGGGTTCCGGTGCGCTGGAGCCCAGCACGGCGTGCCTGTCCTATGGCACCACGGCGACCATCAACACCACGCGCAGTCGCTATCTGGAAACCGTACGCCTTATTCCGCCCTATCCGGCAGCGCTGCCGGATCACTTCAACACCGAGGTGATGATTTATCGCGGTTTCTGGATGGTCAGCTGGTTCAAGCGCGAATTCGGCCTGCGCGAGATACAGCGTGCCGAGGCGCTGGGCGTGTCGCCCGAGGCGCTGTTCGACGAGCTGGTCAACGCCGTGCCACCCGGTTCCATGGGCCTGATGCTGCAGCCGTACTGGACGCCGGGCATCCGCGAGCCGGGGCTGGAAGCCAAGGGCTCGATCATCGGTTTTGGTGATGTGCACACCCGCGCGCATATCTACCGTGCAATTCTCGAAGGCCTGGCCTATGCGCTGCGTCAGGGCAAGGAACGTATCGAAAAACGTTCAGGCACCCGTATCGAGCGCCTGCGCGTTTCCGGTGGCGGTTCGCAGAGCGATGCGGCGATGCAGCTGACCGCCGATATCTTCGGCTTGCCGGCCGAGCGACCGCACCTCTACGAAACCAGCGGGCTGGGGGCTGCGATCAACTGCGCGGTGGGTCTGGGGCTGCATGCGGACTATCCGACGGCCATCGCCGCCATGACCCGCGTTGGCCAGGTGTTCCAGCCGAACCCGGAGGCCCAGCACGTTTACCAGCAGCTCTACGCGCAGGTCTATCAGCGCATGTACCGACAGCTCAAGCCACTGTACCAGCGCATTCGCAAGATCACCGGTTATCCGGCGTAG
- a CDS encoding glycerol-3-phosphate dehydrogenase/oxidase, whose product MEPWNATWRTHALPELAARDWDLLVIGGGICGAGIFREATRRGWRCLLLEQRDFAWGTSSRSSKMVHGGLRYVAKGQLGLTRDSVRERQRLLGEAPGLVEPLSFVMPHYRGGFPGPKVFGGLLSLYDALAGKRNHLFYPLQQLRYLAPGIREDGLLGGTRFFDAVTDDARLVQRVLGEARAEGGEALNGMRVVELLREAGQVVGVLAEDVETGEQYRLRSRAVAQATGAWADRLRQPGNGRIRPLRGSHLLLPSWRLPVVHAFSFMHTADGRPVFVFPWEGATVIGTTDLDHADELDHEAAISTEEVDYLLAACAQQFPAAQVSRADVLSTWAGVRPVVSDGGSVLKPSDEKREHALWIEPGSVTLAGGKLTTFRLLALEVLRACAGFVGKPVDDQGGAVFAANTPTPMPTLSPAQQRRLAGRHGRQLGEVLRLIDEIGADCVAGTDTLWAELAWAAEGELVLHLDDLLLRRTRLGLLLAEGGRAELPRIRALCQPRLGWSDARWQQEETDYLALWRRCYSLPVTS is encoded by the coding sequence ATGGAACCCTGGAACGCCACCTGGCGCACGCACGCGCTGCCTGAGCTGGCCGCGCGCGACTGGGATCTGCTGGTGATCGGCGGCGGCATCTGCGGCGCCGGCATCTTCCGTGAGGCGACGAGGCGTGGCTGGCGCTGCCTGTTGCTGGAGCAGCGCGACTTTGCCTGGGGCACCTCCAGTCGCTCGTCGAAGATGGTGCACGGTGGCCTGCGTTATGTCGCCAAGGGCCAACTGGGGCTGACTCGCGACTCGGTGCGCGAGCGCCAGCGCCTGCTCGGCGAGGCGCCGGGGCTGGTGGAGCCGCTCAGCTTCGTCATGCCGCATTACCGCGGCGGTTTTCCCGGGCCGAAGGTCTTTGGCGGCCTGCTCAGCCTGTACGACGCCCTGGCCGGCAAGCGCAATCACCTGTTCTATCCGCTGCAGCAGCTGCGTTACCTGGCGCCGGGCATTCGCGAGGACGGCCTGCTCGGTGGCACGCGCTTCTTCGATGCGGTGACCGATGATGCCCGCCTGGTGCAGCGCGTGCTGGGCGAGGCGCGTGCCGAAGGCGGCGAGGCGCTCAATGGCATGCGTGTGGTCGAGTTGTTGCGTGAAGCGGGGCAGGTGGTCGGCGTGCTCGCCGAGGATGTGGAAACGGGCGAGCAATACCGTCTGCGCAGCCGCGCCGTGGCCCAGGCCACCGGTGCCTGGGCCGATCGCTTGCGCCAGCCTGGCAATGGTCGCATTCGTCCGCTGCGCGGTAGCCATCTGCTGTTGCCGAGCTGGCGTCTGCCGGTGGTGCATGCCTTCAGCTTTATGCACACGGCCGATGGCCGGCCGGTATTTGTCTTCCCCTGGGAGGGCGCGACGGTGATCGGCACCACCGATCTGGATCATGCTGACGAGCTCGATCATGAAGCCGCCATCAGCACCGAGGAGGTCGACTACCTGCTGGCCGCCTGCGCCCAGCAGTTCCCGGCTGCGCAGGTGAGCCGCGCCGACGTGCTGTCAACCTGGGCGGGCGTGCGTCCGGTGGTGAGCGATGGTGGCAGCGTACTGAAACCCTCCGATGAAAAGCGTGAGCACGCGCTGTGGATCGAGCCGGGCAGCGTGACGCTGGCCGGCGGCAAGCTGACCACCTTCCGCCTGCTGGCGCTCGAGGTGCTGCGTGCCTGCGCGGGTTTCGTTGGCAAGCCAGTGGATGATCAAGGCGGCGCGGTCTTCGCTGCGAATACGCCGACACCGATGCCGACCTTGAGCCCGGCGCAGCAACGCCGTCTGGCTGGGCGTCATGGTCGTCAGCTGGGTGAGGTACTGCGTTTGATCGACGAAATCGGCGCTGATTGCGTCGCCGGTACCGATACCTTGTGGGCCGAACTGGCTTGGGCTGCCGAAGGGGAGCTGGTGCTGCATCTGGACGATCTGCTGCTACGCCGCACGCGCCTGGGCCTGCTGCTGGCCGAAGGTGGCCGTGCCGAGCTGCCGCGCATCCGCGCGCTGTGCCAGCCGCGCCTGGGCTGGAGCGATGCGCGCTGGCAGCAGGAAGAGACGGATTACCTGGCGTTGTGGCGGCGCTGTTACAGCCTGCCGGTGACTTCATGA
- a CDS encoding FAD-binding oxidoreductase yields the protein MRRWNGWGDEATEVELPAHGEAFLAELVGSGQRLADASLQDVLARVPASRLAPHPLICQDAEVRVRHARGQSLPDWLAMRSGDFGLFPDGVACPESAEQIRELLAWAQQHDVTLIPYGGGTSVAGHINPQAGQRPVLTLSLERMTRLLDIDEDSLIATFGPGANGPQVESQLRARGYTLGHFPQSWELSTLGGWVASRSSGQQSLRYGRIEQLFAGGKLETFAGTLEIPTFPASAAGPDLRELVMGSEGRFGVISEVRVRISRLAEQERFYAVFLPNWQQALSAIRSLAQARVPLSMLRLSNAIETRTQLALAGHPQQIALLEKYLALRGARDGKCMLTFGVTGSRVQNAASLKQARRLLKGFGGVFTGTLLGKKWEQNRFRFPYLRHGLWERGYLVDTLETATDWSNVDSLLNKVEASLRDELTGEGERVHVFTHLSHVYGEGSSIYTTYVFRPGSDYAEAMARWQRLKAAASRTIAENRGTISHQHGVGRDHAPYLAAEKGELGMATLRSLATHFDPDQRLAPGVLLQD from the coding sequence ATGCGACGCTGGAACGGATGGGGTGACGAAGCGACCGAAGTGGAACTGCCGGCCCATGGCGAGGCCTTTCTCGCCGAGCTGGTCGGGTCGGGCCAGCGTCTGGCCGACGCCAGCCTGCAGGATGTGCTGGCGCGTGTACCAGCCTCGCGCCTGGCGCCGCATCCACTGATCTGTCAGGACGCCGAAGTGCGCGTGCGCCACGCCCGTGGCCAGAGCCTGCCGGACTGGCTGGCGATGCGCTCCGGTGACTTCGGCCTGTTTCCCGATGGCGTCGCCTGCCCGGAAAGCGCCGAGCAGATCCGCGAGCTGCTGGCCTGGGCGCAACAGCATGACGTCACCCTGATCCCCTACGGCGGCGGCACCTCGGTGGCCGGGCACATCAACCCGCAGGCCGGCCAGCGCCCGGTGCTGACCCTGTCGCTGGAGCGCATGACGCGCCTGCTGGATATCGATGAGGACAGCCTGATCGCCACCTTCGGCCCTGGCGCCAATGGCCCGCAGGTAGAAAGCCAGCTGCGCGCACGCGGCTACACGCTGGGCCACTTTCCGCAGTCCTGGGAACTGTCGACCCTCGGTGGCTGGGTCGCCAGCCGCTCCAGCGGCCAGCAGTCGCTGCGCTACGGGCGCATCGAGCAATTGTTCGCTGGCGGCAAGCTGGAAACCTTTGCCGGCACCCTGGAGATTCCAACCTTCCCGGCGTCGGCCGCCGGGCCCGATCTGCGCGAGCTGGTGATGGGCTCGGAAGGGCGCTTCGGGGTGATCTCCGAAGTGCGCGTGCGCATCAGTCGCCTGGCCGAGCAGGAGCGTTTCTACGCGGTGTTCCTGCCCAACTGGCAGCAGGCGCTGAGCGCCATTCGCAGCCTGGCCCAGGCGCGCGTGCCGCTGTCCATGCTGCGCCTGTCCAACGCCATCGAAACCCGTACTCAGTTGGCCCTGGCCGGCCACCCGCAGCAGATTGCCTTGCTGGAAAAATACCTGGCCCTGCGAGGCGCCCGCGACGGCAAGTGCATGCTCACCTTCGGCGTCACCGGCAGCCGGGTGCAGAACGCCGCCTCGCTGAAACAGGCGCGGCGCCTGCTGAAAGGTTTTGGAGGCGTGTTCACCGGCACCCTGCTGGGCAAGAAGTGGGAGCAGAACCGCTTCCGATTCCCTTATCTGCGTCATGGTCTTTGGGAGCGCGGCTACCTGGTGGACACCCTGGAAACCGCCACCGACTGGTCCAACGTCGACAGCCTGCTGAACAAGGTCGAGGCCAGTCTGCGTGACGAGCTGACCGGTGAGGGCGAGCGGGTGCACGTGTTCACCCACCTGTCGCACGTCTACGGCGAAGGTTCTAGCATCTACACCACCTACGTGTTCCGCCCCGGCAGTGACTACGCCGAGGCCATGGCGCGCTGGCAGCGCTTGAAAGCAGCGGCCAGCCGCACTATCGCCGAGAATCGCGGCACCATCAGCCACCAGCACGGTGTCGGTCGCGACCACGCTCCTTACTTGGCAGCAGAGAAGGGCGAGCTGGGCATGGCCACGCTGCGCAGCCTGGCCACGCATTTCGACCCCGACCAGCGCCTGGCGCCTGGCGTGTTGCTGCAGGACTGA
- a CDS encoding AraC family transcriptional regulator, producing the protein MENLGYTSVPALLKYLRQAEQLGLDIDRALSAAGIATQDLADNGKRMPSEVHERLLAHLIEVSGDPLFGLHSARFVQPGSWSVLGYIAMNCATLGEAMGRIVPYEKLVGDMGTSRIEAAEDHVRLIWSCRHQAPDVRRHMVENVLASWLLYARWIADSEHSPREVWFEHTQPAGTDLTEYQQLFGCPVRFEQPCNALLVPLDYLGVPLRQADANLLRTLEEHALTLIAGLDDDEPLPRRVKNALRLLLKDGLPRKERVAEKFDMTVRTLQRHLQQAGTSYQQILDELRQELAEHYLLRSDLAIQDIACYLGFTESRSFHRSFKGWTGQTPGEFRESRRREGVLG; encoded by the coding sequence ATGGAAAACCTCGGCTATACCTCGGTTCCCGCCCTGCTCAAGTACCTGCGTCAGGCCGAACAGCTCGGCCTGGACATAGACCGCGCCCTGTCCGCTGCCGGGATTGCCACGCAGGACCTGGCCGACAACGGCAAGCGCATGCCGAGCGAAGTGCATGAGCGCCTGCTGGCGCATCTGATCGAGGTGTCCGGCGATCCCCTGTTCGGCCTGCACTCGGCGCGTTTCGTCCAGCCCGGCTCGTGGAGCGTGCTTGGTTACATCGCCATGAACTGCGCCACCCTGGGCGAGGCCATGGGCCGCATCGTGCCCTACGAAAAGCTGGTGGGCGACATGGGCACCAGCCGTATCGAGGCGGCCGAGGATCACGTACGACTAATCTGGAGCTGCCGTCATCAGGCACCGGACGTGCGCCGCCACATGGTCGAGAACGTGCTCGCCTCCTGGCTGCTGTACGCCCGCTGGATCGCCGACTCCGAGCATTCGCCGCGTGAAGTGTGGTTCGAGCATACGCAACCGGCAGGCACCGACCTGACTGAATACCAGCAGCTTTTCGGCTGCCCGGTGCGGTTCGAACAGCCCTGCAACGCCCTGCTGGTGCCGCTGGACTACCTCGGCGTGCCGCTGCGCCAGGCCGACGCCAACCTGCTGCGCACCCTGGAAGAACATGCCCTGACCCTGATAGCAGGGCTGGATGACGACGAGCCGCTGCCGCGCCGGGTAAAGAATGCCCTGCGCCTGCTGCTCAAGGACGGCCTGCCGCGCAAGGAACGTGTGGCGGAAAAGTTCGACATGACCGTGCGCACCCTGCAGCGCCACCTGCAGCAGGCCGGCACCAGTTACCAGCAGATACTCGACGAGCTGCGCCAGGAGCTGGCCGAGCACTACCTGCTACGCAGCGACCTGGCGATCCAGGACATCGCCTGCTACCTCGGTTTCACCGAGTCACGCTCGTTCCACCGCAGTTTCAAGGGCTGGACCGGGCAGACGCCGGGTGAATTTCGCGAGAGCCGACGCCGCGAGGGGGTACTTGGTTAG
- a CDS encoding beta-ketoacyl-ACP synthase III encodes MHNVVISGTGLYTPANSISNDELVASFNAYVQQFNADNAEAIARGEVEALSESSSGFIEKASGIKSRFVIDKAGILDPQRMVPSIPERSNDEWGILCEMAVGAAKEALQRAGKTVADIDGVIVACSNLQRAYPAVAIEVQAALGINGWGYDMNVACSSATFGIQAATTAIQTGQARAILMVNPEICTGHLNFRDRDSHFIFGDAATAVIIERADLATSEHQFDVVSTKLLTQFSNNIRNNFGFLNRAAEEGVGARDKLFVQEGRKVFKDVCPMVAELIAAHLAENQLNVSDVKRFWLHQANLNMNLLIARKLLGRDAEPHEAPVILDTYANTSSAGSVIALHKNQDDLPAGSLGVLSSFGAGYSIGSVILRKR; translated from the coding sequence GTGCATAACGTCGTCATCAGTGGTACCGGCCTCTATACCCCGGCCAACAGCATTTCCAACGACGAGCTGGTGGCATCCTTCAATGCTTATGTGCAGCAGTTCAACGCCGATAATGCCGAGGCCATCGCCCGCGGTGAGGTGGAGGCGCTGAGCGAGTCCAGCAGCGGCTTCATCGAGAAGGCGTCGGGCATCAAGAGCCGCTTCGTCATCGACAAGGCCGGCATTCTCGACCCGCAGCGCATGGTGCCGAGCATTCCCGAACGTTCCAACGACGAGTGGGGCATCCTCTGCGAAATGGCTGTGGGCGCCGCCAAGGAAGCGCTGCAGCGCGCCGGCAAGACCGTCGCCGATATCGATGGGGTGATCGTCGCATGCTCGAACTTGCAGCGCGCCTACCCGGCGGTGGCCATCGAAGTGCAGGCCGCGCTGGGCATCAACGGCTGGGGCTACGACATGAACGTGGCCTGCTCTTCGGCCACCTTCGGCATCCAGGCTGCGACCACCGCGATTCAGACCGGCCAGGCCCGCGCCATCCTTATGGTCAACCCGGAAATCTGCACCGGTCACCTCAACTTCCGCGACCGCGACAGCCACTTCATCTTCGGCGACGCCGCCACCGCAGTGATCATCGAACGTGCCGACCTGGCTACCTCCGAGCATCAGTTCGACGTGGTCAGCACCAAGCTGCTGACCCAGTTCTCCAACAACATCCGCAACAACTTCGGCTTCCTCAACCGCGCCGCGGAAGAGGGCGTGGGCGCCCGCGACAAGCTGTTCGTGCAGGAAGGCCGCAAGGTGTTCAAGGACGTCTGCCCGATGGTCGCCGAGCTGATCGCCGCACACCTGGCGGAAAACCAGCTCAACGTCAGCGACGTCAAGCGCTTCTGGCTGCACCAGGCCAACCTCAACATGAACCTGCTGATCGCGCGCAAGCTGCTCGGCCGCGACGCCGAGCCGCACGAGGCACCGGTGATCCTCGACACCTACGCCAACACCAGCTCGGCCGGCTCGGTGATCGCCCTGCACAAGAATCAGGATGACCTGCCGGCGGGTAGCCTGGGTGTTCTAAGCTCCTTTGGTGCCGGTTATTCGATCGGCAGTGTGATTTTGCGCAAGCGTTGA
- a CDS encoding FMN-binding glutamate synthase family protein: MNLSLLSRYAFFAFCVLFTLASLPFLAHEWIWPFTLLGGVLSLIGIGDLLQTHHAVRRNYPILGNIRYLVEGIRPEIRQYLLEGDAEQLPFSRAQRSLVYSRAKNEGADKPFGTLSDVYQNGFEFISHSMRPAPLTDPCSFRVEIGGPQCSQPYSASLFNISAMSFGSLSANAIRALNEGAKLGEFYHDTGEGSISPYHREHGGDLVWELGSGYFGCRTSDGRFDPERFATQAASPQVKMIEIKLSQGAKPGHGGILPKHKITEEIANTRGISMGEDCVSPSRHSAFSTPVELLQFIAQLRELSGGKPVGFKFCLGHPWEFMGIVKAMLETGILPDFIVVDGKEGGTGAAPLEFTDHLGVPLREGLLFVHNTLVGSNLRDKIKLGASGKIVSAFDIARVLAIGADWANSARGFMFAIGCIQSQSCHTNKCPTGVATQDPLRQRALVVEDKAQRVYNFHRNTLKALAEMLAAAGLDHPAQIDAKHLVQRLSATEIKLFAQQHVFLAPGELLSGEISGEFYQRMWQMARADSFEPAPA, translated from the coding sequence ATGAACCTTTCTCTGCTCAGCCGCTATGCATTTTTTGCGTTCTGCGTGCTGTTCACCCTGGCCAGCCTGCCCTTCCTCGCTCATGAATGGATATGGCCGTTCACTCTGCTCGGCGGCGTGCTCAGCCTGATCGGTATCGGCGATCTGTTGCAGACCCACCATGCGGTACGGCGCAATTACCCGATCCTGGGCAACATTCGCTATCTGGTCGAAGGCATTCGCCCGGAGATTCGCCAATACCTGCTCGAAGGTGACGCTGAGCAACTGCCCTTCTCCCGCGCGCAGCGCTCGCTGGTGTATTCCCGCGCCAAGAACGAAGGCGCTGACAAACCCTTCGGCACCTTGAGTGATGTGTACCAGAACGGTTTCGAGTTCATCAGCCACTCCATGCGCCCGGCGCCGCTGACCGATCCGTGCAGCTTTCGCGTGGAGATCGGCGGGCCGCAATGCAGCCAGCCGTACTCGGCCTCCCTGTTCAACATCTCGGCGATGAGTTTCGGCTCGCTCAGCGCCAATGCGATTCGCGCCCTCAACGAAGGAGCGAAACTCGGCGAGTTCTACCATGACACCGGCGAGGGCAGCATCAGCCCCTACCACCGCGAGCACGGCGGCGATCTGGTCTGGGAACTGGGCAGCGGCTACTTCGGCTGCCGCACCTCGGACGGCCGCTTCGACCCCGAGCGATTCGCCACTCAGGCCGCCAGCCCGCAGGTGAAGATGATCGAGATCAAGCTCAGCCAGGGCGCCAAGCCGGGCCACGGTGGCATCCTGCCCAAGCACAAGATCACCGAAGAGATCGCCAACACCCGCGGCATTTCCATGGGCGAGGATTGCGTCTCGCCGTCGCGCCACAGCGCCTTTTCCACTCCGGTCGAGCTGCTGCAGTTCATCGCGCAATTGCGTGAGCTGTCGGGCGGCAAGCCGGTCGGCTTCAAATTCTGCCTGGGCCACCCGTGGGAGTTCATGGGCATCGTCAAGGCCATGCTGGAGACGGGTATCCTGCCTGACTTCATCGTCGTCGACGGCAAGGAAGGCGGCACCGGTGCGGCGCCACTGGAGTTCACCGATCACCTGGGCGTGCCGCTGCGCGAGGGGCTGCTGTTCGTGCACAACACCCTGGTCGGCAGCAACCTGCGCGACAAGATCAAGCTCGGCGCCAGCGGCAAGATCGTCAGCGCCTTCGATATCGCCCGCGTGCTGGCCATCGGCGCCGACTGGGCCAACTCGGCGCGCGGCTTCATGTTCGCCATCGGCTGCATCCAGAGCCAAAGCTGCCACACCAACAAGTGCCCTACCGGCGTGGCCACCCAGGACCCGCTGCGCCAGCGCGCTCTGGTGGTCGAGGACAAGGCCCAGCGCGTCTACAACTTCCACCGCAACACGCTCAAGGCACTGGCCGAAATGCTCGCCGCCGCCGGCCTCGATCACCCGGCACAGATCGATGCCAAGCATCTGGTGCAGCGCCTGTCGGCGACCGAGATCAAATTGTTCGCCCAGCAGCATGTGTTCCTCGCACCGGGGGAACTGCTCAGCGGTGAGATCAGCGGCGAGTTCTACCAGCGCATGTGGCAGATGGCCCGCGCCGACAGCTTCGAGCCGGCGCCGGCTTAA
- a CDS encoding AAA family ATPase, which produces MSKRFAVGLVVGKFAPLHLGHEWLIQQAQAQCEQVVLLSWARPELAGCEPERRANWLRLRFPELRSWVVTPEWVTAQRQAGLRLLDLPHESEADAAQREFVAAFCIAVLGQPVDAVFTSEAYGDGFAAHLAARFQRPVEHVEIDRARIQVPVSGTRLRADIHGLRHYLAPQVYGDFIERIALLGGESTGKSSLALALAEALGTRHAAEYGRELWEEQGGVLAYDDLLRIGRTQAAREQALAGQCRRYLVCDTTPLTTLFYCRELFGRAETELEQLAERRYHHLFLCADDFPFVQDGTRQDETFRRRQNQWYEQELLRRGWGFTRLSGSLQQRVAQVRSYLTRRRF; this is translated from the coding sequence ATGAGCAAGCGATTCGCCGTCGGCCTGGTGGTGGGCAAGTTCGCGCCGTTGCATCTGGGTCATGAATGGCTGATCCAGCAGGCTCAGGCCCAGTGCGAGCAAGTGGTACTGCTCAGTTGGGCGCGCCCCGAACTGGCAGGTTGTGAGCCTGAACGGCGGGCGAACTGGTTGCGGCTGCGCTTTCCCGAACTGCGCAGCTGGGTGGTGACGCCCGAATGGGTGACTGCCCAACGGCAGGCAGGTCTGAGGCTGCTGGATCTGCCCCACGAGTCCGAGGCGGATGCCGCGCAGCGCGAATTCGTCGCCGCGTTCTGCATCGCCGTGCTGGGCCAGCCGGTGGATGCAGTGTTCACCAGCGAGGCCTATGGCGACGGTTTCGCTGCGCACCTGGCGGCGCGTTTCCAGCGGCCGGTGGAACATGTTGAGATCGACCGTGCGCGTATCCAGGTGCCGGTCTCCGGGACGCGTCTGCGCGCCGATATCCATGGCTTGCGCCACTACCTGGCGCCGCAGGTATATGGCGATTTCATCGAGCGCATCGCCTTGCTCGGTGGCGAGTCCACCGGCAAGAGCAGCCTCGCCCTGGCATTGGCCGAGGCCTTGGGTACGCGTCACGCCGCGGAATATGGCCGCGAACTCTGGGAAGAGCAGGGCGGTGTGCTCGCCTATGACGATCTGCTGCGCATCGGCCGTACCCAGGCCGCACGTGAGCAGGCGTTGGCCGGGCAGTGCCGGCGCTACCTGGTTTGCGACACCACGCCGCTGACCACGCTGTTCTACTGTCGCGAGCTGTTCGGCCGGGCCGAGACCGAGCTGGAACAGTTGGCCGAGCGGCGTTATCACCACCTGTTCCTGTGCGCCGATGACTTCCCCTTCGTGCAGGACGGCACCCGCCAGGACGAGACCTTTCGCCGCCGGCAGAACCAGTGGTACGAGCAGGAACTGCTGAGGCGCGGCTGGGGTTTTACTCGCCTGAGCGGCTCGCTACAGCAGCGTGTCGCTCAGGTGCGGAGTTATCTGACCCGTCGCCGGTTTTAA
- the pnuC gene encoding nicotinamide riboside transporter PnuC, which translates to MPSSLEIFANLFYLVSVVLAARNSVHTWAVGLVGCVLFGWLFFSVQLYADVTLQIFFIATSLLGWWSWRRGRQGEALPISRASATGQGLALLLAVAVAGAYGALLHHFTDAYAPFIDSLVLTFSVLAQLLLMRRKLETWYGWLLVNTLAVPLFASRELYLTAFIYLLFWCNAWYGLYRWRRELKAEMA; encoded by the coding sequence ATGCCGTCGTCGCTGGAGATTTTCGCCAACCTTTTTTATCTGGTTTCGGTCGTGCTGGCTGCGCGCAATTCGGTGCACACCTGGGCCGTTGGCCTGGTCGGCTGTGTGCTGTTCGGCTGGCTGTTCTTCAGCGTGCAGCTGTATGCCGATGTCACCTTGCAGATCTTCTTCATCGCCACCAGCCTGCTGGGTTGGTGGAGCTGGCGGCGCGGTCGCCAGGGCGAGGCGCTGCCGATCAGCCGTGCAAGCGCGACCGGACAGGGTCTTGCGCTGCTGCTCGCGGTGGCCGTGGCGGGCGCATACGGCGCCTTGCTGCATCATTTTACCGACGCCTACGCGCCCTTCATCGACTCGCTGGTGCTGACCTTCAGCGTACTGGCGCAGCTACTGCTGATGCGCCGCAAGCTGGAAACCTGGTACGGCTGGCTGCTGGTCAACACCCTCGCGGTGCCGTTGTTCGCCTCGCGTGAGCTGTACCTGACCGCCTTCATCTACCTGCTGTTCTGGTGCAATGCCTGGTATGGCCTGTATCGCTGGCGCCGGGAACTGAAGGCTGAGATGGCCTGA